Genomic segment of Sarcophilus harrisii chromosome 4, mSarHar1.11, whole genome shotgun sequence:
GGATCAAAGATTACATAGAGGGCAGAGTTACAGTTTGAGTTCCccacatcaatgaaattacaatCTCAacccaaaattaattttttttaaaataggggaaGTGCCATCTCATAGATTTCCCAAAAATTCTTTTGGACACATATCAGTGCAATAGCGGACAAACTCAAATCAAGTGGTAAAGGTTGATTTTATAGCCATTTATTCACAGGTTACAATATGAGAATACCTCTGCCCCAAAGTCTCTCCTACAAGTTAGATCACAGTGTCACAAATTCTTCaatcaaaaattccttcctttcagTCTTAAAGATCTGTTTATAtctgtttgtaaataaaaacaaagacagcAAAATGCCTGTGGATGTCATGAATTTGCTCCATAACCACAGGAATCTGCAAAAGAGTAATTAAATAGCTAAAATTCAGGTGTTGAACaaatgaactttttctttctttctttttcaacagAAGATGATCAATTAGCCAGTCAAGATTTAGATAATGGTCAATGGAGAGTTGGTCTCAGATTCTcctgccaaaaaataaaaacaaaaaccataaagTTAGATGGTTCTCAttcttcaaaaacttttaaaagggaaatttagGAATCTCACCTTCCCTCATCCCCACAATGGCTCAGAATTATCTCTGGAAAATATTCTCTTAAAAGGTCCTTTGATAAATTGTGTTAAGAGAGGGGAGCAATGCTTCAGATCATCCCAAAGAACAGATCTTGTGAAAATAATTTAGATTTGACCAGATTATGTACTATATAATTACTTTTTCAATCTTTCAatcttttttgggttttgttttgcttagatTTATCTTCAAATTAATTTGCACTCACTAACAACACAAACTGAAATTTACATTTTGCTACATATAATTCGCAAATTAGACAATCCACATTAAGATTTCACTATAGAGATAGAAGTAGGGAGTTAGTCTtgaagacccgagttcaagtccTGACTCTTACATATACTtgttctgtgactctggacaggtTGTCTTCTCTCAAGGCTGTAAGCAATTTCCTAAGACAATAAAGGTGATGACCTTGCATCTCCTCACCCAGTAATTCCCTATACAATGAAAtcatgtgatatataaatatatatatatgtgtgtgtgtgtgtgtatatctatatccatatggggatatatatatgtgtgtatgtatgtatatataaggcatatataataggtatatatgtataggtatgttATATATgctacataatatatatacattcaaatatatgtatatatgcatatatacccacacatacacacatataattaaatatatgaataaatatgtgtattatatatgtgtatatgggcATATATCTAGTATATATGCACATGAATaagtatatgtatgcatatactgaCAGATAGAAATTCCACTCAAACCAGCCTTGGAGAGCTGATtgctaaatttttagtgtgagcattgATTTCTTAGAAATCAGCCAACATTAtaaatcagggcttaatttattgttttcttgatttctagacttaagaaaaagatagagaaaatgttagtagtataaattaaacttaaaagtgtactATGTATACTCCTCTCCCTATTTGCCAGCATACTGCTAGTTATAAACATCAGCTTGGGACAACTACACACAGACTGAGTTACTGGCAACAGGCCTGGACAATCGCACAACCAGGAAATTATGACAGAGTAAAATAAAGAATTGTATATCCCTGCTCATCAAtacaaacaaaagacaaaatccTGGCAGAATTAAAAAGAGCACTTACCCAACCACCCTGCCCTTCAATAAACTGTCGAACAGCCGTGTCCTCATTGATCATATTCCTCATGGGTCCAGCTAACTGCCTGGCCATCTGAGGTATCTTGTGGGAAACGACATCCAGTAGCTTTACAGACACAGCCAGAAAGGCCCTCTCATAGACTAGGTTAGGATCTTGGGCACACCATGTCTGGCTGAGTGATTTCACTGTAGATTTTACTGTATTCTGTAGTGAAGCAATTGCCTGgagaaaaacaatcaataaatcaCTAAGTATGTATCAGGACCTCCTACATTTCTGTCTGTGctggtgctggggatacaaaaatagacTTTAaactcctgccctcaagaaatgaAAAGTTGATAGGTAGATAGCACAGGTGTGGGTATGTGTAAAAATATATCCAtacataatataaagaaaataaatgcaaactaaTTAGGGAACAATAAGGCATTACTAGGAGCCGGAGTGATCAAGAAACATTTCATGTAGAAAATGGTGGTTGAGAGCTAAGATTTGAATGAAATTAGgcattaaaaagaaatggaattaagAAAGAACATTAAGACAGGAGGCAGTGAAGCACAGATATGGGGAGTGTAGTGTTGGGAGGAAAAGCAAGAAGGCCACTTTGGCTAGACTGGTAGGTGCCTAAAGATGGTGGAAATGTGGATTGGGgaagtaaaaaaatctattcagCAAGAGAGTAacaagataggaaggaaggacagaggaaTGAGTCAAAGATAACTCCCAAGTTCCAAATATAACTTACTAGAAGATGAGCATTGTTATCGACAGAAGTAAGTTTGGAAGAGAGATGAATTTAGATAATATGCTCTGGTTTGGACATGTCTATTTTAAGATGTCAAAAGGACATATGTGTTACCCACAGGTAGTTGGGAATATGGGACTAGGGTCTAGGAAAGAAACTAGGTGGATTCAGGTATGTTCCCATGGGAACTAATGAGGTtaccaaaagagagaaaacagagcaAAAAGAAGAGGTCCTAGAACAATGCTGTGAGAGAGAGCCATAGTTAGAGAGATTCAGATGATAATCCAGCAAAGAgcctggaccaaaaaaaaaaaaaagaaagaaagtaatatcacaaaaacccagaaagaaaacaGTATTCAAGCTGGGGAGAAAGTAGTCAGCAGTGTTTAATACCACAAGAATGGTTACTAAAAAAAAGCCATTATCAAATTTGGCAAATGAGAGATCATTGGGGAGAAATCAAGTTCAGTTGAGAGATGAGGCTATGAGGTAGAAAGTTAGGTTGTTAGAGGCAAAGTGTGTCAATTCATGGGACATGTGAGTGAAAAATCCATGAGGCCATTTAACAGTGGACAGGCTTTCAGATTAATGAATTCTGCTGCTTCTGGAAGGGGGTTAAAACTATACATCTAACACTGCTGTGGGCAGAAATTGAGGTTAATAGCTGGGTTCTCTAACCCCTGCCTTCAACAACATCCTCCAGGAAATATGACTATTGCCCTGTTGGGTGAGAAATAATGCATGATCATAGTACAGGAGATCTTGTCTCGTGACTTCAGTTAGTTAACTTCAGTTAGTATTCTAACGTATGACTGAATATACCTCAACTCTTATCCCTTACTTCATTGCTAATTTATCTGAAACTGACCCTATTTTTTTAGATTCCATAATTATAGGAAAAAGAAGTTATCCCTCCTTTaaagaaataaaccaaaacaCAACTGAAGTTGTCATgcaacagatccaaccattctggagagcaatttggaatatttgatagcccaaagtgctatcaaactgtgcataccctttgacccagtatttcttctgggcttatatccccaaagagatcttaaaggaggaaaagggacctgtatgtgcaaaaatgtttgtggcagctcttttggtagtggcaagaaactggaaaccaaatggatgcccatcagttgggaaatggctcaagaggttatggtgtatgaatgctatggaatattattgttctgtaagaaaagaccagcaggatgatttcagagaggcctgaagagacttacatgaattaatgttaagtgaaatgaacagaaccagatcattatacatggcaacaataagattatatggtgatcaattctgatggacgtggctctgttcaacaatgagatgattcagaccatttccaatgatcttgtgatgaaaagagttatttgcacccagagagcccagagagaggactgtggaaactgagtggggtttacaacataacattttcactctttttgttgttgtttgcttacattttattttgcttttctctctttttttactggtttgatttgatttttcttgtgcagcaagataattgtataaatatgtatgtgtgcattggatttaacatatatttttaccatgtttaacgtgtgtattggattacctgccatctaggagagaggatgggagaaggggagggaaaattggaacacatggttttgcaagggttaatgttgaaaaattatccatgcatatgtttcgaaaacaaaaaactttaatttaaaaaaaaattttaaaaagaagttgtCATGCAGAGTGCCTCTGAAAAAagtggtttggtttttttaaaagctcttttccATCCCGAAATTGTCCTAAATGTAAGCTCCTACCCACAGGTTCTAGATCAGCCTTTTGTTGTCCCTCATTCTTCAAGAGtagacatcagggaggtgataccagcATGTgcaagtaaataaaatttaaatgagggagggcagTGAAAAGCcatcagcctcactttttcctgcAATCATTTGGGTCCATAGACCAAATATAGCTCAGGAGGATTGGATGCaatggaagaccttggcctttttaaactaatgCCTTTAGCAGATCTCAGTTCAACTGAGGCAAAACCAATCAGTGATCAGCCCTTGAGAGCAAACTAAAACATATCTATTTCATAGAATAaatcttcaaatgtttgaaaatctctcattcttttttactAAATCTTTTCATCCCCATTCCCTTCAGTCAGTCCCCAAAACTTCTAGTCTTTTCACCATGTCCTCTTCCACCAAATACAACACCGAGAACAACAAATTGTATTGGGCATACGGAACCATGTCTGTAAAGTGTTCTGTCACAGGGAAGTAACCTCCTTTCAGCTCAATCTGCAGTTAGCCCCTACACCGTTGGCAACAACTGAATTCACTGAATTACTGTGAACTTAAGAACCCAAACAGATAAATTAGATGGCATCTGAGGTCCttcccaactctgaaattctatgatactTGGGGCTAATTTAATCATATTTCTAACTTCAGAACTTTTAGAGCAGACTGACTGGGTTTGgggcctcattttttttccctttgaattgCTACAGTAGACCAAAATGAATAGTAAGCAAGGATTAGAAACCCAACCTGTTCTGTAGTAACTTTGGTGATGACTATTTTGGCAGATTTTtccacttctctatatatttccattttttcatttaactgaTCACCTAGCATTCTTAGTCGGGCAGCAATGATTGTCACATCAAAAGAGCTTGGCTCACCACCTaagacaaaggaaacaaaatcatCCTTTAGGGAATGGGTAAATACTGTCAATGTTTTGAATAATCTCACCCCTCTTCCCTCATGGATTCCCCCTCTTAATAATATTGAGAGGGTCCAACAGAAAATCCCTTCACTGAATTACCATGGTGTTTCTCCTATCCCAGAGGAGACACAAATTTAACTCTTAATTTGCAGAAAATTTTGGCTGGCTGGTGgcccatttttactttttgtaaacTACCtaatgtttcaaaagaaaaagttagGCCACCAACCAGAATTTTCTGTTATCTAATATGATGCTAGGTGACCCAATGGATAGATTACCAAGTCTGGATGTTATGCCAaacttcccttttaatggggtgaccagttcctccaattgtcctatttcgttactctgccttaggttataacctttccctcttaatgtttgagataaaggttttatagacattccttaatgtttggcAAGATAAAGCTTTCTCcttttcagatgtcattagaatatcagtaacctccttctattaggttatccccacctaggtccctccattatgtcattgttcttgttattccataaaaagctcgcTGCCCCGATACtaggggctagactctttgagatgatagtctcgtctagccctgggatcaacatggatacattggtcccagtatttctctccatttaataaactattgaattggtctctaatctctgtcttgctcagtttctttggcattacatggAGTCATTAagaatcatctttctgagttcaaatctggcctaagttACTTATttgtgtgagcctaggcaagtcctttggctctgtttgcctcatttccatatctgtaaaaggagctggagagagaaatgataaaccactccaatatccaATATCAGAAAATCCCAGTTGGAGTCACGGAGAGTCGGACACAATGGAACAACACCAAACCTACCTaataaaaggaggaggggagacaATGCTAAAGGCCAAAATGGAGAAAACCAAGAGGGCTGTGTCTTGTGAACAGAGACCTGGCcttggaggaggaaagaggaagagcatTGTTATCCtgtcccacctctgacacatactgtgGGCGGCAATCCAGGGAAAGTTAGTTATCTCTCAGTGCCTGAAGCCATTCTCTAGAACTATAACTTGTCGAAGTGGTATTGACTTGCTTTAGTAGAAAATTCCTCATGGGAGAGGTCCAGTGCCTAGAGCATAGAGCCAGAGCCATTACTTACTCAGAAAGTCTTACCAGAGTCTGGGACATCAGCACTACGGAAGCAGGGACCTTGGTTCATCATTCGTGGAGTCAAGAATTCATTGAACAGGGATTCCACAATGCACTCTGTTTGTTCCTCAAAAGTCTTCATGTCCGATCTGTAGTCTTTTCCCTAACCAAGTGGCATTCATGCACTTCAGCAGGAAATGAGACTAACTAATGGCAAGTAGTTTTGCCCCTTCTGGGTAATTTCCACGGACAATTGCTTACACGGAGCCAGTTGGAGCCCTGCCCACCAAAATGAGTTTCCTGCTAACAGCCAGAGGCTGTATAAAGAACTGAAACCTTCCCTTTGGGCTGATGTAACACCAGGAAGTCTTTGCAATGACTCTCCAGTTGCTTATCATTGGTCTCCACTCGTTAGTTGCacagaaattaataaataactatatattaGGCAATGGTTCTTAGAAGAAAGTCTGTGCGTTAAGCAGCTTCTCTGGGATGTCCTCTGCAAAGTGCTTCATGGTTGACTAGGTCTGAGTACTTGGCTCTTAGTTTCtatgtcatagaagaaattgtTGGTtttgatcagcaggatgatttcagagaggcctggagagactataTAACCTGGTGCAAAGTGCCaggagtagaagcaagagaacattgtacacagcaacaagaagaataTGCGATGACCAATTCTGGTGAACTTGACATTTTTAACAATGAAGTAATTtgggtcaattccaatagatgtgtgatggagaaagccaccTGCAGGGAGAggaccataacatagtattttcaccttttttgttgctgtttgcttgctttttttccctttctctttcttttttccttttgatctgatttttctttgtagcataaatgtagaaatagatttagaagaattgcatttttAACCTagattagattgcttgctatacTTGCGAgcaggtggggggaaagaagaagaaaaatttggaacactacattttgcaaaagtgaatgttgaaaactgtctttgcaaatatttcgaaaataaaaaaactattactaaaatttttttaaaaagcaattgttAGTTTTCTGTAACTAAGACTCTCTCTCTGATATCTGTTTCTGCTGCACTCAATTCCTGGGCTTGGTCTTTAAACAACTTTGATTCTgatctacctttccagtcttattttatattactccCCTTTATTCTTCCTCATAGAATGTACCCCATGTTCCAGGCAAATGAACCTTCTGGCGGTCTTCATACACAagactccatctcccatctctataCCCATTTGCTCAGGCTATTTACTTCCTTCACACCTGGAATGTTGGTAAAACAGATAGCAGCCACTTGACAAATCCCATGGATGGCTCTTCTGATGTAAGAACAATCCAATTACTCTATGGTGGTCTTTGATGATCCATATCTATATGTTATTGATATTTGGATCTCTTCCAATTTTTAGTGCTTCATCATGGCCAGAAGGGACCCCTGGATTCTTGCAGGTTATGACAGCTTACAAAAAACTCTAGCAGTTCCtatgaaattggaaaaatctAGCCTATGATCAGCTTTACAACTAATCATCTAAAGACCAACTTCACTAGTGATGAGCCAGATTGCCAAGCTGGCTGCAGGGAAAACAAATCTTCCAAGTGTGACAACTTTCAAAAGTGATACAAAGACTGCAATCTGAATCTGTGGAGGGAAAGCCAGATCAATTCATTTACAGCTGTGTGATGTCATGAGGAAGGGTCTTTCCTCAGCACATTGTAGTGCCCTAACGCGTTGGTTAGAGGAATGGCTCTTGGCATCCTTTGGATTGGCTACAGATGTAGTTTAGTTTAGAGAGATCACCTGAGACACaaccttaattttacaaattaaaaaacaagattttAGATAATCAGAATTAGAGAATTTAGAGAATCAGAGATTTTAGATAATTTGTCCAATGTCTCATGGGTAATAAGTAGCAAAACTACTATTTAAGTCCATCTCCCTTGACTCTAAAGCTAATGCTTTTTCCACAATATCCTATTATTTCCCTATTCCTTCTTAGCCATTGTTCCTATAATGTGATATCTTCCAAACAATTGGattacatcaaagaaaaatgtattaataCTGTATTCCTCATTTTGGGTACAATAAACAATCTTATTTATCATTATCCTATAGCCAACCAATTTCTagcttagaaagagaaaaatgtccaAACTATCATAGTTTCCTTATCCTCTCTGATATGTCTCTACCCCAAAATAATTTAGAGTAGCATTGATGAAAatcttaaacaaagaaaaaaatcatgataaaatgttaaaatgcatTTTGGGCTTAACATTCAAGAAAGGTCACTACTCTTCCCTCTCTTGACTCTCCCCTCAGGGGCTGAAAGGATTTCTTGTAATCTGTATTATAACCTTGAACATAAAAAGTCACTGTCCTTAAGTGGGCCAATAACTTCATGGTTATAAGAAGGCAGTGATCCCAACTAGATAAGAATTAATACAGattaacaattttaatatttctctttaaaaaaaaaaagtcttttcctgGACACACTTTGAAACaaggaaaaattttgaaaggaCTTTTAggctaaagaaatatttatttcttaatatcttcACTTGAACTAAAAAAAAGAGGTGCTT
This window contains:
- the BCL2L15 gene encoding bcl-2-like protein 15, giving the protein MKTFEEQTECIVESLFNEFLTPRMMNQGPCFRSADVPDSGGEPSSFDVTIIAARLRMLGDQLNEKMEIYREVEKSAKIVITKVTTEQAIASLQNTVKSTVKSLSQTWCAQDPNLVYERAFLAVSVKLLDVVSHKIPQMARQLAGPMRNMINEDTAVRQFIEGQGGWENLRPTLH